In Serratia marcescens subsp. marcescens ATCC 13880, a single genomic region encodes these proteins:
- the slmA gene encoding nucleoid occlusion factor SlmA, whose protein sequence is MAEKENTKRNRREEILQALAQMLESSDGSQRITTAKLAANVGVSEAALYRHFPSKTRMFDSLIEFIEDSLITRINLILQDEKETFNRLRLILLLILGFAERNPGLTRIMTGHALMFEQDRLQGRINQLFERIEAQLRQVLKERKLREGKGFIVDETLLASQLLAFCEGMLSRYVRSEFRYRPTQEFDARWPLLAAQLQ, encoded by the coding sequence ATGGCAGAAAAAGAAAATACGAAAAGGAATCGGCGCGAGGAAATATTGCAGGCGTTAGCCCAGATGCTGGAATCCAGCGACGGCAGCCAACGCATCACCACCGCCAAGCTCGCCGCAAACGTGGGTGTTTCTGAAGCTGCGCTGTACCGGCATTTCCCCAGCAAGACACGGATGTTCGACAGTCTGATCGAGTTTATCGAAGACAGCCTGATCACCCGCATCAACCTGATCTTGCAGGACGAGAAAGAAACGTTCAATCGTCTGCGCCTGATTTTACTGCTGATTCTGGGCTTTGCGGAACGCAACCCGGGGCTGACGCGCATCATGACAGGCCACGCGCTGATGTTTGAACAGGATCGCCTGCAGGGCCGCATCAACCAACTGTTCGAACGCATCGAGGCGCAGCTGCGTCAGGTGCTGAAAGAGCGCAAATTGCGCGAAGGCAAAGGCTTTATCGTCGATGAAACGCTGTTGGCCAGCCAGCTGCTGGCCTTCTGCGAAGGCATGTTGTCGCGCTATGTGCGTTCGGAATTCCGCTATCGCCCCACACAGGAATTCGACGCCCGCTGGCCGCTGTTGGCGGCACAGCTGCAATAA
- the pyrE gene encoding orotate phosphoribosyltransferase: MKAYQRQFIEFALNKQVLKFGEFTLKSGRTSPYFFNAGLFNTGRDLALLGRFYAEALMDSGIDFDLLFGPAYKGIPIATTTAVALAEHHERDVPYCFNRKEAKTHGEGGSLVGSPLQGRVMLVDDVITAGTAIRESMEIIGASGASLAGVLISLDRQERGRADISAIQEVERDYHCKVISIVTLKDLIAYLEEKPEMADHLAAVRAYREQYGV; encoded by the coding sequence ATGAAAGCCTATCAGCGCCAGTTTATCGAGTTCGCGCTTAACAAGCAGGTATTGAAATTCGGCGAGTTCACCCTGAAATCCGGCCGCACCAGCCCGTATTTCTTCAACGCCGGCCTGTTTAATACCGGGCGCGATCTTGCGCTGTTGGGGCGCTTCTACGCCGAAGCCCTGATGGATTCCGGCATCGATTTCGATCTGCTGTTTGGCCCGGCCTATAAAGGAATTCCTATCGCCACCACCACGGCGGTGGCGCTGGCGGAACACCATGAGCGCGATGTGCCTTACTGCTTTAACCGCAAGGAGGCCAAGACGCACGGCGAAGGCGGTTCGCTGGTGGGCAGCCCGCTGCAGGGGCGCGTGATGCTGGTGGACGATGTGATCACCGCCGGCACCGCGATCCGCGAATCGATGGAAATCATCGGCGCCAGCGGCGCTTCGCTGGCGGGCGTGCTGATCTCCCTCGACCGTCAGGAACGCGGCCGCGCGGATATCTCCGCCATTCAGGAAGTGGAGCGCGACTATCACTGCAAGGTGATTTCAATCGTCACGCTGAAGGATCTGATCGCCTATCTGGAAGAGAAACCGGAGATGGCGGACCACCTGGCGGCGGTGCGCGCTTACCGCGAGCAGTACGGGGTATAA
- the rph gene encoding ribonuclease PH yields MRPAGRAPQQVRPLTLTRHYTKHAEGSVLVEFGDTKVLCTATVEEGVPRFLKGQGQGWITAEYGMLPRSTHSRNAREAAKGKQGGRTLEIQRLIARSLRAAVDLKKLGEFTITLDCDVLQADGGTRTASISGACVALADALNTLVANGKLKANPMKGMVAAVSVGIVNGEALCDLEYVEDSAAETDMNVVMMEDGRMIEVQGTAEGEPFSHDELLALLALARGGIETIFQAQKAALAD; encoded by the coding sequence ATGCGTCCTGCAGGCAGAGCACCACAGCAAGTTCGCCCCCTGACACTGACCCGTCACTATACCAAACACGCTGAAGGTTCAGTGCTGGTTGAGTTTGGCGATACCAAAGTCTTGTGCACCGCCACGGTAGAAGAGGGCGTTCCGCGCTTCCTGAAAGGCCAGGGGCAAGGTTGGATCACCGCCGAGTACGGCATGCTGCCGCGCTCCACCCACAGCCGCAACGCCCGTGAAGCCGCCAAAGGCAAACAGGGTGGCCGCACGCTGGAGATCCAGCGCCTGATCGCTCGCTCGCTGCGCGCCGCAGTGGATCTGAAAAAGCTCGGTGAATTCACCATCACCCTCGACTGCGACGTACTGCAGGCCGACGGCGGCACCCGCACCGCTTCCATCTCCGGCGCCTGCGTGGCGCTGGCCGACGCGCTGAACACGCTGGTGGCCAACGGCAAGCTGAAAGCCAATCCGATGAAGGGCATGGTGGCGGCGGTTTCCGTCGGCATCGTCAATGGCGAAGCGCTGTGCGATCTGGAGTATGTGGAAGATTCCGCGGCGGAAACCGACATGAACGTAGTGATGATGGAAGACGGCCGCATGATTGAAGTGCAGGGCACCGCCGAAGGCGAGCCGTTCAGCCACGATGAGCTGTTGGCGCTGTTGGCGTTGGCCCGAGGGGGCATCGAAACCATCTTCCAGGCGCAGAAAGCGGCGCTGGCGGACTGA
- a CDS encoding YicC/YloC family endoribonuclease: protein MIRSMTAYARREIKGEWGSAAWELRSVNQRYLETYIRLPEQFRSLEPVIRERIRGRLTRGKVECNLRFELDPSAQSSLILNEKLAKQLVEAANWVKMQSDEGEINPIDVLRWPGVMSAQEQDLDAISAELMQALDGALDDFIVARESEGAALKTLIEQRLDGVSAEVVKVRAQMPNILQWQRERLVSKLEEAQVQLENTRLEQELVLMAQRIDVAEELDRLEAHVKETHNILKKKEAVGRRLDFMMQEFNRESNTLASKSINADVTASAIELKVLIEQMREQIQNIE from the coding sequence ATGATCCGCAGCATGACCGCCTACGCCCGGCGTGAAATCAAGGGTGAATGGGGCAGCGCAGCCTGGGAGCTGCGTTCCGTTAACCAGCGCTACTTAGAAACCTACATCCGCCTGCCGGAACAATTCCGCAGCCTGGAGCCGGTGATCCGTGAACGTATCCGTGGCCGCCTGACCCGCGGCAAAGTCGAATGCAACCTGCGTTTCGAACTGGATCCAAGCGCGCAAAGCTCGCTGATCCTGAACGAAAAACTGGCCAAACAGCTGGTCGAAGCCGCCAACTGGGTGAAAATGCAGAGCGACGAAGGGGAAATCAACCCGATCGACGTGCTGCGCTGGCCGGGCGTGATGTCCGCGCAGGAGCAGGATCTGGACGCCATCAGCGCCGAGCTGATGCAGGCGCTGGACGGCGCGCTGGATGACTTTATCGTCGCACGCGAAAGCGAAGGCGCCGCACTGAAAACGCTGATCGAACAGCGCCTCGACGGCGTCAGCGCCGAAGTGGTTAAAGTGCGCGCCCAGATGCCGAACATCCTGCAATGGCAGCGCGAGCGCCTGGTCAGCAAGCTGGAAGAGGCGCAGGTGCAGCTGGAAAACACCCGCCTGGAGCAAGAGCTGGTGCTGATGGCGCAGCGCATCGACGTCGCCGAAGAGCTGGATCGTCTGGAAGCGCACGTGAAAGAGACGCACAACATCCTGAAAAAGAAAGAAGCCGTCGGCCGCCGCCTCGACTTTATGATGCAGGAGTTCAACCGCGAATCGAACACCCTGGCCTCCAAGTCGATCAATGCCGACGTCACCGCCTCCGCCATCGAGCTGAAGGTGCTGATCGAGCAGATGCGCGAGCAGATCCAGAACATCGAGTGA